A stretch of DNA from Leptospira licerasiae serovar Varillal str. VAR 010:
ACTCCTCTTGCGGCGCTGAAGGCTCATGAGACAAATCCGAACCATGCATTTCACTTAATTCAATAGGACTCACCGAATCAAATCTGCATAACCTATTACAATTAATAGATAAAATACATGCAGAAAGGAACGATAAGCTTAACAGAATTTTATGCAAGCTCGGAATCATAATCAAAACTTTAGACGGACTAAAAGTTTGTAAATAACAAATTATTTAAAACTAATTAGCCCCAAAGGCGATAATGATAATTCAGAATCAAATTTGTATGAGTTATAATATATATAGCGAAAATCAATAAAAACGGCCCGAATCCTGAATTCCAGCGTATCTGAAACAATTATATGAATAGAAATGAAAGGATTATCTATTTCTAATTTATTCAAATTCGGATAGAAGGTTAACCTAAATCAATAAAATTCGATTCTTCTCTTTGAAATAATAACTAACAATGCGTTCTAAATAGATCTGTATCGATTTATCTACAAGTTTGCTAAAAACGATTTCATTATACGATTATAGCCGTATTAATAATTCCTACTCTATCAAAACTATAAATTACTCTTAAACTCATTCAAAGCTCGTTTGTATTTTTTGTTTGACGAATTAAACTCGGCCAAGGATTTCTTCAATCATTCGGAATTGCATTTAAATTTGTTTCTACTCAATTTAATAAAATCAATTCTATTCCTTGCATTGACTCCCGGACTACTTGTGCCTAACGAAGGATTTATCTGGGAAAAATTGTTTTCGAAAAGCCGAATCTGCAACTGTAATCATAATTCAAAACGAGATATCCATGCAAGCGCAGAAGACGATTTCTTTCGTAACATTCGTCTGGTGAATACAAGTTTCACCGAAAAAACGAACCGACCCAATTGCCATTCACATCCGGAAAGCCCTGTTCACGAATGCGCTTGTAAAAAGGAAAAATCAGATCCTTTCTTCTCACAAATACGTCTTATCTCTCATTATGTTATCGC
This window harbors:
- a CDS encoding LIC_11090 family protein gives rise to the protein MFLLNLIKSILFLALTPGLLVPNEGFIWEKLFSKSRICNCNHNSKRDIHASAEDDFFRNIRLVNTSFTEKTNRPNCHSHPESPVHECACKKEKSDPFFSQIRLISHYVIASKISLSPVIEYSFPMKGIDFAKLTLAHGKRLKRPPKSIYIS